The genomic region AACCGGATGGGCTTCGGCTCGATGCGGATCACCGCCCACCCGGACCGGGAGCGCGCGGTCGCGGTGCTGCGCCGCGCGGTCGAGCTGGGCGTGAACCACATCGACACCGCCGCCTTCTACGTCTCGCCCGGCGGCACCCTGGATGTCGGGGATGGGCCCCCGCGGTTCGCCACCGAGCTGATCCGCGCGGCGTTCGCGCCGTATCCGGACGACCTGGTGATCGCGACCAAGGTCGGTCCCGGGTACGACCCGGAGGGCGGCTTCACCGAGGCGCTCACCCCGGAGCGGCTGCGCGCCCAGGTCGAGGAGAACCTGCGCCGGCTCGGCCGGGACCACCTCGACCTGGTCAACCTGAGGGCCTACAAGCGGCCCACGCCGGTTCCGTTGGCGGACCGCTTCGGGGCCCTGGCCGAACTGCGGGCGGCGGGGCTCATCCGCCACCTCGGGCTCTCCAACATCCGCCCGGAGCACCTCGACGAGGTCCGGGACATCGCGCCGGTGGTCTGCGTGCAGAACGCCTACGGGGTGGACGCCTACCGGGAGGACGACGCCTTCGTCCGCCTCTGCGGCGAGCGCGGGATCGCGTACGTGCCGTTCTTCGCGCTGGCCGGCACCCGGCGGGAGGCGGGCGCGTCGGCCGAGGCGAACGAGGCGGTGCTGGCCGTCGCCGACGCCCACGGGGTCACCCCGCACCAGGTGCGGCTGGCCTGGACCCTGCACCAGGGCCCGCACGTGCTGGCCATCCCCGGCACCGGAAACCCGGCGCACCTGGCGGCCAACGTCGCCGCCGGCGCGGTGCGGCTCACCCCGGAGGACCTGGCCCGTCTCGGCTGAGCCCGCCGGCCAGGGCCGGCCCGCCCACCCGGCGATCCTCAGTCGCGCAGCCAGACCCGCAGCGGCCCGACCCGGGCGAAGCCGACCCGTAGCGCCGGATCGAGGTCTGGCCCGGACTCGTAGCCGACCAGCGGCGCCCCGGGTCGGGTCGCGCAGATCCCGGCCCAGATCTCCGCCACGCCGTCGCCGACGGCGAAGACGTTGGAGACCCCGGTCGCCGGGCCGCTGCGGTGGAGCACGGCGCCGCCGGCGACCGACCCGTCGGGCGCGTACCGGGCCAGCACGGTCACCCGGGGGTCGGCCAGCAACTCCGGGCGGAACAGCGCGCCGCCGCCGTGCGCGGCCGCCCAGGCGGCCAACCGGTCCGGGCTGGTCACCGGAGTCAGCGGCACGGCGCCGGGCCGCTGAGCGGCGGACCGCCCGGTCCCGGGCCGGCGAGCGGCGGGCGCGTCGGCGGCAGGCTCGCCCAGCGCCGGCGGGTCGGCGGGTGGCCGGTGGATCCAGTCGGCGGCGAAGAGCACGCGGAAGCCGTACGGTGCGAGGTCGAGGTCGGCGAAGCTGTCCTTCACCGACGCGCCCGGGCCGTCGTCGATGCGGTTCAGCAGGACGGCGGCGCGGACCCCGGGCCGCAGCGTGACGGCGTCCGGGTACCAGGGCGGCGAGCGGCGCGGCACCGACCAGGCGTCCGCGTCGGTCCGCCCGGCCAGGCCGTGGCTGGCGCACACGCTGCCGCACCACTGAGCGTTGTCGGCGGCCGCCCGCACCGCCACCGTCACTCCGGCCACGGCCCGACCCTACCGAGGTCGCCGGGGTCAGGTCGCTCCCATCCGGCTCGCAGCGGATTGACAGGAAACGGTGCTGCACTGGAGGAGCACCGAGGAGAGGAGGGGGCATGGGCTGGTTCAACCGGCGGTCACGCGCCGCCCACGGGGCACCGACGAAGCTCGACCGGGAGGCGACCCGGGAGGACCTCGCCGCGCTGGAGGCGTTCGTCACCAGCCGGCAGGGTGTGGAGTTCTACCTGGAGCCGGAGACCACGGCGACCGACACCACGGTGGTGGCGATCGCCCACGACGGCGAATGGATCCGTCGGCGCACCGGCTCGCCGCGGGCGGCGGCCGACATCGCCCGCCGCCGCGCCGTCCCGCTGTACGAGGCCGCCCGCACCGGCTACCCCGAGCGGATGCGCGCCTGGAACCGGGCCCACCCGGAGCGCCGGATGCGCTGACCGGTCCCGCGCCCCGCCGGCCGCCGGATGACGCGCGACCCGGGATGGGCGCCGGCGTGCCGGCTCAGGCGCCGTCGATCTCCGCCCGGGCCTGCTCCAGGGTCATCGCGTCGCCGTGGCTCGACACGTACCACCGGTAGTCCTCGTCGAGCAGCCGGCGGAGCAGCGCGACGTCGAGGCCGTCCGCGGGCTCGCGCAGGTGCGCGGGTGGCGGGTAGTAGCAGTCGCCGAGGAGCATGACGCCGGAGTCCGGCACCAGCACCACTGTCGAGTCCGGCGCGTGCGCGCCGCCGACGTGCCGCAGCCGTACGCCGACCGGCAGCTCCTCCTCGTCGGTGAAGGTGCGGGTGGGCGGCAGCACCGCGAAGTCGTCCCAGGAGTCCACCGCGAACGCCCGGGCCCGGAAGCTCGGGGCGAGCCGCGGATTGGCGCGGACCTGCTCGCGTAGGTAACGGTGGCTCCACGGCCGGGCCGCCTCGGCCCGCAGCAACTCGCCACCCGTGACGTGTCCCACGATCTCCACGCCGGGCCAGGCGCAGGCGCCCCAGACGTGGTCCCAGTGGTGGTGGGTGTAGACCAGCCAGCGCGGCGGCGGCAGCCCGGCGGCGTCCAGGGCGGCGCGGATCTCGCGGGCGTGCGCCGGGCTCTGCCCCGCGTCGATCAGCACACTGCCGCGTTCGTCGGCCACGACGGCGACGCCGGCCTGGACGGCCTCCGGGTCCGGATCGCCCGGGCAGAGCCAGACGCGACCGGCGAGATGGTGGAACCGCATGGCGATGATGGCCGTCATCCTCCCCGTCGATCCGAGCCGGTCGCTCGTGCCGGCCCGATCCTATGCC from Micromonospora sp. WMMD812 harbors:
- a CDS encoding MBL fold metallo-hydrolase, whose protein sequence is MTAIIAMRFHHLAGRVWLCPGDPDPEAVQAGVAVVADERGSVLIDAGQSPAHAREIRAALDAAGLPPPRWLVYTHHHWDHVWGACAWPGVEIVGHVTGGELLRAEAARPWSHRYLREQVRANPRLAPSFRARAFAVDSWDDFAVLPPTRTFTDEEELPVGVRLRHVGGAHAPDSTVVLVPDSGVMLLGDCYYPPPAHLREPADGLDVALLRRLLDEDYRWYVSSHGDAMTLEQARAEIDGA
- a CDS encoding aldo/keto reductase; amino-acid sequence: MPTDEITAAAAGTWTLGDRTVNRMGFGSMRITAHPDRERAVAVLRRAVELGVNHIDTAAFYVSPGGTLDVGDGPPRFATELIRAAFAPYPDDLVIATKVGPGYDPEGGFTEALTPERLRAQVEENLRRLGRDHLDLVNLRAYKRPTPVPLADRFGALAELRAAGLIRHLGLSNIRPEHLDEVRDIAPVVCVQNAYGVDAYREDDAFVRLCGERGIAYVPFFALAGTRREAGASAEANEAVLAVADAHGVTPHQVRLAWTLHQGPHVLAIPGTGNPAHLAANVAAGAVRLTPEDLARLG